In the genome of Microbacterium saperdae, one region contains:
- the phoU gene encoding phosphate signaling complex protein PhoU, protein MREVFHQSLEDLQNRLVEIADLVTVSIDKATRAFATSDVALAEEVIADDAKIDELAVALDEQAIEILARQQPVARDLRIVVSALRVSASLERMGDMSEHIAQLARLRFPERAIPKGLKGTFKRMGELDVEIARTLSELLRTQDLRLADAIRNSDDDVDELHVNVFDKVLSDNWKGEATATVDATLASRYHERFADHAVAVAKKVVYLATGDWQVDEEDIALAVEQQQELGHA, encoded by the coding sequence ATGCGCGAAGTCTTCCACCAGTCCCTCGAGGACCTGCAGAACCGCCTCGTGGAGATCGCCGACCTCGTCACGGTCTCGATCGACAAGGCCACCCGCGCCTTCGCCACGAGCGATGTCGCACTGGCCGAAGAGGTGATCGCCGACGACGCGAAAATCGACGAGCTGGCTGTCGCCCTCGACGAGCAGGCCATCGAGATCCTCGCCCGCCAGCAGCCGGTCGCCCGTGATCTGCGCATCGTCGTCAGCGCCCTCCGGGTGAGTGCCTCCCTCGAGCGCATGGGGGACATGTCCGAGCACATCGCGCAGCTGGCGCGTCTCCGCTTCCCCGAGCGCGCCATCCCGAAGGGCCTCAAGGGCACCTTCAAGCGCATGGGTGAGCTGGACGTCGAGATCGCCCGCACGCTCAGCGAACTGCTGCGCACGCAGGATCTGCGTCTTGCCGACGCCATCCGCAACTCCGATGACGACGTCGACGAACTGCACGTGAACGTCTTCGACAAGGTGCTCAGCGACAACTGGAAGGGCGAGGCGACCGCGACGGTCGACGCGACCCTCGCCAGCCGCTACCACGAGCGTTTCGCCGACCACGCGGTCGCCGTCGCCAAGAAGGTCGTGTACCTCGCGACCGGCGACTGGCAGGTCGACGAGGAGGACATCGCCCTCGCCGTCGAGCAGCAGCAGGAGCTCGGGCACGCCTGA
- a CDS encoding sensor histidine kinase, translating into MTLPQIALIALAIGVLIGVGLSLLIVWAYRARAKVELETSTIVPDGMTDVLDSMDDAACVVDSSGLVLAGSHAATRFGIEVGATLENPELRQLVRSVRAVGGTKTETLRITRGGLSLDPRLVSARASVIGARMALVIIRDITEQERLDQMRRDFVANTSHELKTPVGAVSLLAEAIESAADDPAQVRIFAARISAEAGRLGQLTGRIMSLSRLQADDGLTDVDPVSIDEVIAASIEAHVVQADSAGVDLTRGGDRGAWVRGDAQILIEAIGNLVANAIVYSPRGSRVGVGVKADGGVVEIAVSDQGIGISESDRERIFERFYRADEARSRRTGGTGLGLSIVKHATQRHGGEVRLWSRPGRGSTFTVRLPQIDAPPIEDTGKKRKKKRARKAEKSAGARVRKGEKA; encoded by the coding sequence ATGACCCTGCCGCAGATCGCGCTGATCGCACTCGCCATCGGCGTGCTGATCGGGGTCGGGCTCTCGCTGCTGATCGTCTGGGCCTACCGAGCGCGGGCGAAGGTCGAGCTGGAGACGTCGACGATCGTGCCCGACGGCATGACCGATGTCCTCGACAGCATGGACGATGCCGCGTGCGTCGTCGACTCCTCCGGACTAGTCCTGGCCGGATCGCACGCCGCGACGCGCTTCGGCATCGAGGTGGGCGCGACGCTCGAGAACCCGGAGCTGCGCCAGCTCGTGCGCAGCGTGAGGGCGGTGGGCGGAACGAAGACCGAGACTCTGCGCATCACGCGCGGAGGGCTCAGCCTCGACCCTCGCCTCGTCTCGGCGCGCGCCAGCGTGATCGGCGCGCGGATGGCGCTCGTCATCATCCGCGACATCACCGAGCAGGAACGCCTCGATCAGATGCGCCGCGACTTCGTCGCGAACACGAGCCACGAGCTCAAGACGCCGGTCGGTGCGGTGAGCCTGCTCGCCGAGGCCATCGAATCCGCTGCGGATGATCCTGCCCAGGTGCGGATCTTCGCTGCCCGCATCTCTGCGGAGGCCGGGCGTCTCGGCCAGCTCACCGGACGAATCATGAGTCTGTCGCGCCTGCAGGCCGACGACGGGCTCACCGACGTGGACCCCGTGTCGATCGACGAGGTGATCGCGGCATCCATCGAAGCCCACGTCGTCCAGGCCGATTCCGCGGGCGTCGACCTCACCCGCGGCGGTGATCGCGGCGCCTGGGTGCGCGGCGACGCACAGATCCTGATCGAAGCGATCGGCAACCTCGTGGCCAACGCGATCGTGTACTCCCCGCGCGGGTCCCGCGTCGGCGTCGGGGTGAAGGCGGATGGCGGTGTCGTCGAGATCGCGGTCTCCGATCAGGGCATCGGCATCTCCGAGTCCGATCGCGAGCGCATCTTCGAACGGTTCTACCGCGCCGACGAGGCGCGCTCCCGCCGTACCGGCGGCACGGGACTCGGCCTCTCGATCGTCAAGCACGCCACCCAGCGCCACGGCGGCGAGGTGCGGCTCTGGTCGCGGCCCGGCCGCGGATCCACCTTCACGGTCCGCCTCCCGCAGATCGACGCCCCGCCGATCGAGGACACGGGCAAGAAGCGAAAGAAGAAACGCGCGCGCAAAGCGGAGAAGTCCGCCGGTGCGCGCGTCCGAAAGGGAGAGAAAGCATGA
- a CDS encoding response regulator transcription factor: protein MTRILLVEDEPDLADPLAYLLRREGYEVEIAEDGPGALTAFRERGADIVLLDLMLPGMPGTEVCRQIRSTSAVPIIMLTAKDSEVDIVVGLELGADDYITKPYSSRELLARMRAVLRRVVQADSELDERVLDGGRVSLDIDRHTVSVAGAVINMPLKEFELLEVLMRNSGRVLTRGQLIDRVWGSDYFGDTKTLDVHIKRIRSRIEENPGEPVMLVTVRGLGYRFEG from the coding sequence ATGACCCGCATCCTTCTCGTCGAAGACGAGCCCGACCTCGCCGACCCGCTGGCGTATCTGCTGCGGCGTGAAGGATACGAGGTCGAGATCGCCGAAGACGGCCCGGGGGCGCTCACGGCGTTCCGGGAGCGCGGCGCCGACATCGTGCTGCTCGACCTGATGCTGCCGGGGATGCCGGGCACCGAGGTGTGCCGGCAGATCCGATCGACGTCCGCTGTGCCGATCATCATGCTCACGGCCAAGGACTCCGAAGTCGACATCGTCGTGGGGCTCGAACTCGGAGCGGACGACTACATCACCAAGCCGTACTCGTCCCGCGAGCTGCTCGCCCGGATGCGGGCCGTGCTGCGACGTGTCGTGCAGGCCGACAGCGAGCTCGACGAGCGGGTGCTGGACGGCGGACGGGTGTCGCTCGACATCGACCGCCACACGGTCTCGGTCGCCGGAGCGGTGATCAACATGCCGCTGAAGGAGTTCGAGCTCCTCGAGGTGCTGATGCGCAACTCCGGTCGCGTGCTGACCCGGGGCCAGCTGATCGACCGGGTGTGGGGGAGCGACTACTTCGGCGACACCAAGACGCTCGACGTGCACATCAAGCGCATCCGCTCGCGCATCGAGGAGAACCCCGGCGAGCCGGTCATGCTCGTCACCGTGCGCGGGTTGGGGTACCGGTTCGAGGGCTGA
- a CDS encoding DNA modification methylase, producing the protein MKSRLVASAAISALVLLGATGCTFITPQSTKIEYSGSDGVNISDEDGPLAVRNAFIVANEDGSVGNFIGAVVNPTQERATLTIAVEGNDFTVTVPAGDRVSFGADAEPLRIVDLNTKPGATIEMHFQSGDSIGVKTQVPVLDGSLPYYADLVPSGD; encoded by the coding sequence GTGAAATCGCGCCTTGTTGCGTCTGCCGCCATCAGCGCCCTCGTTCTTCTCGGCGCGACCGGCTGCACGTTCATCACGCCGCAGTCGACGAAGATCGAGTACTCCGGATCTGACGGCGTGAACATCTCGGACGAAGACGGCCCTCTCGCGGTGCGCAACGCGTTCATCGTCGCGAACGAGGACGGCTCGGTCGGGAACTTCATCGGTGCCGTCGTCAACCCGACCCAGGAGAGGGCGACGCTGACGATCGCCGTCGAGGGGAACGACTTCACCGTGACCGTCCCCGCAGGCGACCGCGTGAGCTTCGGCGCAGATGCCGAGCCGCTGCGCATCGTCGACCTGAACACGAAGCCCGGCGCCACGATCGAGATGCACTTCCAGTCCGGCGACTCCATCGGAGTCAAGACGCAGGTTCCCGTGCTCGACGGTTCGCTGCCCTACTACGCCGATCTGGTCCCCTCCGGAGACTGA
- a CDS encoding CarD family transcriptional regulator — protein sequence MLFEVGETVVYPHHGAATIIEVKERIIKGEAKKYLKLNVTQGDLIIEVPAENVDLVGVRDVIGKEGLDHVFEVLRAPFTEEPTNWSRRYKANLEKLASGDVIKVSEVVRDLWRRDQDRGLSAGEKRMLAKARQILISELALAEKTDEDKAGALLDEVLAS from the coding sequence ATGCTTTTTGAGGTTGGCGAAACAGTCGTCTATCCGCACCATGGCGCCGCGACCATCATTGAGGTCAAGGAGCGCATCATCAAGGGTGAGGCGAAGAAGTACCTGAAGCTCAACGTCACCCAGGGTGACCTGATCATCGAGGTTCCCGCCGAGAATGTCGACCTGGTCGGCGTTCGCGACGTGATCGGCAAGGAGGGCCTCGACCACGTGTTCGAGGTGCTGCGTGCACCATTCACGGAGGAGCCCACCAACTGGTCGCGCCGTTACAAGGCGAACCTTGAGAAGCTCGCCTCCGGTGATGTCATCAAGGTCAGCGAGGTCGTCCGCGACCTGTGGCGTCGTGATCAGGACCGCGGTCTCTCCGCGGGAGAGAAGCGGATGCTGGCCAAGGCGCGCCAGATCCTCATCTCCGAGCTCGCGCTCGCTGAGAAGACCGACGAGGACAAGGCGGGCGCTCTGCTCGACGAGGTCCTCGCGTCCTGA
- the ispD gene encoding 2-C-methyl-D-erythritol 4-phosphate cytidylyltransferase: MLPVPDTAIIVVAAGSGTRLDAGAPKALVGIDSRSILRHALDGVFAAAPAQVIVVAPAGFEGDAETEAREAAGDRIDLVRVVTGGATRQQSVSAGLAALWGDVTTVLVHDAARALTPPAQIDAVIAAVTDSVGVIPALPVVDTLKRVDGGAVVGAVDRSELAAAQTPQGFPRALLESAYAAARASGVEYTDDAALFAAAGHVVRHIDGSARAFKITTPSDLERARHLLAETGEVHSSPTRAARSGLPRVGLGTDVHAFGGEGNLWLAGLEWPGEPPLSGHSDGDAVAHAIVDALLGAAGLGDIGEHFGTAHPEYAGAHAEVFLARTRQLLAEAGFVIGNVSAQFQGNRPRFSARRAEAEQALSAALGGAPVSLTATTTDGLGFPGRGEGISVTAIAMVVPDDSRRA, encoded by the coding sequence ATGCTCCCTGTTCCGGACACCGCGATCATCGTCGTCGCCGCCGGCTCCGGCACCCGCCTGGATGCCGGTGCGCCCAAGGCCCTCGTCGGCATCGACAGCCGGTCGATACTGCGGCACGCTCTCGACGGTGTCTTCGCCGCTGCACCTGCTCAGGTGATCGTCGTGGCTCCCGCCGGCTTCGAAGGCGATGCCGAGACCGAGGCTCGCGAGGCTGCCGGAGACCGTATCGACCTCGTGCGCGTCGTGACCGGCGGAGCGACCCGCCAGCAGTCCGTCTCGGCAGGGCTCGCCGCGCTGTGGGGTGATGTCACCACCGTCCTGGTGCACGATGCCGCTCGCGCGCTCACGCCCCCGGCGCAGATCGACGCGGTCATCGCCGCCGTCACCGACTCGGTGGGCGTGATCCCTGCTCTGCCCGTGGTCGACACGCTGAAGCGGGTCGACGGCGGCGCCGTGGTCGGCGCGGTCGACCGGTCAGAGCTCGCGGCCGCGCAGACTCCGCAGGGATTCCCGCGGGCGCTCCTCGAATCGGCATATGCCGCGGCGCGGGCATCGGGTGTCGAATACACGGATGATGCGGCGCTGTTCGCAGCCGCCGGTCACGTCGTGCGCCACATCGACGGCTCGGCCCGCGCTTTCAAGATCACGACTCCGTCCGACCTCGAGCGTGCCCGGCACCTGCTGGCCGAGACGGGCGAGGTGCACTCCTCTCCGACCCGTGCCGCGCGCTCAGGACTGCCGCGGGTCGGCCTCGGCACCGACGTGCACGCCTTCGGCGGCGAGGGGAACCTCTGGTTGGCCGGCCTCGAATGGCCCGGGGAGCCGCCGCTGTCCGGGCACTCCGACGGCGATGCGGTCGCGCATGCCATCGTCGACGCGCTGCTCGGTGCCGCGGGGCTCGGCGATATCGGCGAGCACTTCGGCACCGCGCATCCGGAGTACGCGGGAGCGCACGCCGAGGTGTTCCTGGCGCGCACCCGGCAGCTGCTCGCGGAGGCGGGCTTCGTGATCGGCAACGTGTCGGCGCAGTTCCAGGGCAATCGTCCACGGTTCAGCGCACGACGTGCCGAGGCGGAGCAGGCTCTGTCCGCGGCACTCGGGGGCGCTCCGGTCTCGCTCACGGCCACCACGACGGACGGGCTCGGATTCCCCGGTCGCGGCGAAGGGATCTCCGTCACCGCGATCGCCATGGTGGTGCCCGACGATTCGCGGAGGGCATGA